Part of the Sorghum bicolor cultivar BTx623 chromosome 1, Sorghum_bicolor_NCBIv3, whole genome shotgun sequence genome, AACATTATAAAGTCATATCACACAATGCATCGTAAGTTCACATCTTAAATCTAGTCTAAATGTTTCATATCAATTATAGGACATGGAAGGATGCTCATAGACATTGCCTAAGTTTGCAAGGACATGTATGCTCATAGACATTACCCAACTTTGCTCTGTAGATGGTAGCACATTAAGGTGCTGCCTTTCAAGTGTACACATAAACATATAATTTAAACTATTCTAAACACCAAAGTAAGCAGAATTCACCATGACTAATTAACACTTATATTACCTACTAAATAAGATAACAATTTAGCATTGCAAAACAAGATGCTTGTGTGTCAATCCTGCAAAAGATCCTCTGTGGTTTCTAGGACAGCTCTTGCTCGCAGTACATGTCAGGGACATCACTATGTTCTAGTGTCTCACGTGCTTCCTCTTCCTCCCTAAGTTGTTCAAGCCCAGAGAGCAAAGTCATAGTCCATAGAAGGATCAAAATAGACACAATCATCTTCACTTGATAGACCCACAGTCTCGATAGCCATCTTCTCAGATATTATAAGCCCATCGTTGTTAATCTCCCTCTCCCCACAAACCATTTCCTCAAAATCTGTTTCACGCCCGTGGTACATTCCAAAAGATGGATGCACAATCTTATTTCCTTTGCATTCATAATAAAAGCACCTACttggtccatgagaagaatgaaAACTGCTCGGCAGCaaggcagaaaaaaaaaagaaaggctaAAAAATTGTCATTTTACTCAGCAGCGAGCCAAAAAGGCAAACAAATTGTCATTTTAACCATTCCACCAAATTGAATTTCAAGGGCATGCATAGAAAATCTTTAGTGTAATACGTAAATAACAAGGACTACACACATGCATGACAGACCACATTCTTTTATGTGTCCAGTTACTCTAGGGGGGATAAGTGGGCTTGTGAGCACAAGGATTATATGAGATTTTTCTGCTTACCTCAAAAGTCGTCCATGCCAACACCAAATACATGTGTTTTTTTAAAGAACTGGGTAGGAGAGATGCCGATTATATTAAAAGGATGAGCCCAAACTGGGTAAAAACAACCAAATACAATAGAGAGACAAGACCTCACCAAATACATAAGTTGGTGCTACTAAATACACATAGAAAAATTTCGATTATGAACTCAAATAAGATAGACTGAACCCTTGTGAAGAAATGAGACTATGCTCTCAAGAATCCACAAGCAAAGGGATGCAAGGCAGATTTGTCTGTGAACCCACAAATAGGCTGGCTACAAAAACGGCTGATGCTGATgttaatttgttgtgagagaaaatattattattttgctgAAACGGTAGGGCTGATAAGTTCAAGCGAGCAGGGCTTGCAGATAAGCATAACCCGCAAAAAGAAGTCTATTTGCAATTTCGCTGCTGCAAATGATCTAAGGAGCAAAGCTAATGGATGCTAAAACAATAGAACTTCTCACGTTTGCATGTAAATACAAGGCATCAATCACGAGTCCCAAAGCTTCAAGATAAAGCAGCCACATACAGAGTCAATACTAGTCTTTATAAAAACAACTTTGGCTAGACTCCAAGCTATGTAAGGACTATGGGTAGCTGGTGCTGAAGCTACAAACCAACAACTATGAGGGTTCTTCTGTAATGGTAGAGCACCAAGTTAATCAGGAATGAAAGGTTCTTTTTCATTTTAGTTTTTGTGGGATATTATAGGAGCTAGGGAACTTACTGCAAACCAAACCACTAAGTGGTTCTTGAAGCTAAATGTCAAGGTGTGTATACAAACAATGATGGCACCTTATAAAACTAGACTAGAGGAAATGTTCACTCATGCATATTCAGTAGTAGTGCAAGTGTGAGATCATACCAGAATGTGTAGGCGACTCTACTAGTTCTGTGAGGCATGGAAATAGGCTATCTCGGTCTTCTTCAACATTGCTGCACTCAAGGAAAAAAGATTTAGAACCGTGTTATCAAGTTGTGAACCCTTCGATCTTGCCAAAAAATTGTTGTCTCTCGGGCCTACTGTCCTGCCGTTAACCTGCAATGGTGATACATATGTCGACAGTCGACCGATCACAGGCTTGGAGACTAAGAAGATAATGTTTATTTGGACCTGGGCCTTGTGAATTGTAATGGGATGTTGTCCGGTTGGCCTATTAGATTTAGGGGTGGATAGTGGATTTTACATGAATTAGGCCCACTAGAGACCTAAACAGGGATCTCCGAGGGGACAAGGATAAATTTGTACTGTTTTCATCTCCGATGGTAAGAAAGATCTCCATCCCTGTCTCTTGATATGGGAATTCCCCTGTCCAAGAAAGATCTGCACAAATTCATGTCTACAAGAAACTTCAGCAGCTTCAAGTCAAccatttggtagtactagctccccggtttaaaaaaaaagatcaaTACTTGGCAAATCTAATATCGGTTTCTCGAAGGTATGTAGAGTTACTCACTTACTTGTCGTTTGATTGGGTGTGGTGAGTGTGGTTTCGGCCCATGAAAAACAGCAACCTGTAATCACGAGTTCATGACGAAGTCCACTGGGCAGGGCCCATGTTCCGACGTCAGTCAACAAAAAAGACCAAGATAAAATATAAGCCACCGCTGGACCCCACTTGGCAGTGAGCAAGCCGCTAGGCGTTTCCCCTCGAGCTCGAGGTGCATGTGCATCAGGTGAGACCCACCGAAACTCAGGAAGACCGCGGCCCACACCCTCTTCTGCTTTAACCTTCCCTGCCCGATCCCTGGCCCCCACACTCGAGTCCTCCACGCCATCCAGACAAGCCTCTCTCTTCGAGAACGCAAAGCTTCGTAAGCACTCGTCCCCGTGAAGCCTCAGCATCCCTCACCATCTACGGCTCAAGAGCGTGAACGAAGCGGCGGAAGGAAGAGACGCAGGATCGACCGACGAGAGATGGCGGAGCACTTCAATGAGGAGGAGATCGCCGCGTTCACGGAGGTTTTCGCCCTCTTCGACAAGAACAGCGACGGTACGTGTACGGCCGCGCCGTTTCCTAAACCCTTGCGCGTAGGTGCAGCCTCGAAGGTTTCTTGCTCCATGTAGGCATCTGCTCGGTGTTTGCTAGATCGCGGGATTTTTCGATCGATTTTTTTTTCGCGAATACACACGAATGTGCGTATCTTTGTATTAAAAGAAGAGAGTTTTAATTACAAGAGGCCGAATTTTCGATCGATTTTGTTGCTCAACCCATGCCAATGCCTAGAGCCCTAGGATCAGGGTGAATGCATGGTTTTTTAGGAACTCCGGGATGGAGAATTCTAGCTTTCTAGGGATTGTTTTGGTTTGCTGTCGGTTTCTTTTTTTCGTTCCTGCATGAACTGGTCTCATATCTGAATTTCTACCTATCTACTTTGAGGTTGGCTGTCAGAATTTTCAGAGGTGTTTGTGCGGATTGCTCTTCCCAGATCTCTGTATCTGCACTATGATTAATTGGCATGGTTCTAAATTGCTGATCTGGAGTCCTATGCATATGAATCTGATTACATTAGATTTTGTTCTAGTTGTAGCAGCCTACCTGCAAGAACAAGCAGCAGCCTACCGCCTACCATCTGTAAAAACTAGTAACCCCGCGTCCCCGCCTGCATCGCTGCTTGTTCGACACTACGACTAGAGATAAAGAATGGATTAGCTTCattgtcaaaaaaaagaatGGATTAGCTGCTGGGATTGCATGTTCTTATGGAAAATTGGATGCCATGGCTAGAGATAAACAATGCGGAGGCTGCATTACTGGCACCACAAATTTCAGAGTTGTTTTTGCTGATTGTTCTTTCCTAATCTCAGTAtctgcatcttagttatctgtCTCAGATATGCATAGCTGGTGTCTACTCTTTTCTACCTTTGACGTCTTTTATCTGCCTACATGTGCACCTGTTCATCACTTGAACAATTGAACTGTACGTTGCATTTTGAGTGCATAGTTTCAGTGATCTTTGGTTCAGTGAAGGGTGTGTTTTGTTTGAAACTTGTCAGTTGTCACCATTTTGCAGAATCTATGCATAATGTTTCGTGTTGTTAACTGTATACTATCAAGCCTAGTAAATATGTGGTTTGTGATTTTGCTCCTTAACAGATTTTGAAAAATGATTTCACATGAGATTCTTCCACTTGCATGTATACAGGATTCATTACTAGCGAAGAACTGGGAACAGTGATGAAGTCCTTGGGTCAAAACCTCACTGGATCTGAACTGCAGGATATGATCACGGAGGTTGATGCTGATGGAAACGGAACTATTGAGTTTCCTGAATTCTTGAATTTGATGGCATACAATCTGAAAGTATGCCCTACATTATTCTCTTATTATGTTATCCCAGTGTACTTGATGCTCTATACACTGCATTCCAAACTTATATTGTACATATTTCCTAGGATCAAAACATGGAAATGCCCTGAGATACCCCCCTCGAGAATAATGCTCCATAGCTTGTTTAGTCTAATTCATATGATTTCCATACTGTGCATGAAGTGAGGGGGTTAGATATCAACTTTAtgtaaaagtttttagtttaatGTCAAACATCACTGGTTTGCTCACAGTACTTATCTTATTGAGAAGGCACTATTTCTCTTACGCAAGAATGCAATGCACACTAGCATTTGAAATTCCTAATATGAAACTGAACATTGTGATTCAATGCACACTACTAGCGGCTTGAATGGTCTGTTGCCAGCTTTGATTAGACCAAAACATACAGTGGTACTGGAAGCATCAGAGCATAGTACGGGTCTAAGTGTTAACAATGGCATCTTCCTACAATGTTTGCTATACAGAATACAGTATATGTATTCTTTGCACTCTTTTGGTACTAACTCATCACCTGATTTATGCTCTTGAAGGACACTGATTCTGAGGAAGAAGTGAAAGAAGCATTCAAAATGTTTGACAAAGACCGGGATGGTTATATTTCTGCAGCTGAGGTAAACCCCTCGATTAAGCATGTTCTTACCTACTCCATCACTATACTGCCAATTCTTTCTATAGAGGGACATCTACTCGAGATTTCCAAATAATAAACTTCTGGCATCAGTTAATATCATTTGACTCTGCAGCTCCGTGACATGATGGCAAACCTTGGGGAGCAACTGACTGACGAGGAGGTCAAAGACATGATACGGGAGGCTGACACAGACGGTGATGGTCTTGTGAGCTATGATGAGTTCAAACAAAGGATGCTGCGCAAATGAGTAGAAGAAGCGCTATGACATAGAatctgttgttgttgttgttgtctgACTAATTGCTTAGACAGTACATGATGGTTGATCTCTTGATACTAGTTACAGTACCCGTCGCCGGTACGTAATTCCCCTTTGTAAACCACCTAGGCTTCTTATATGCAAAGTTTCTAGGAAGATAGGGTACATGGGTAGCAGTAGCACCTCCTGCCAACTGGATTGTTAATTCTGAGGTTtggaaagtttttccaaaattaGTGTTACATTCATGGAGTACTTTTGTTGTATGTCTGATGCAGAGCTGTATCATGTGGATTTGATCGCTTGGATCAACACTGCAGCTGCTGTAGAGCCTTGGCGTTACCATTCTAGATTGGCTCTAAACCATTCAAGACAAATTGCCAACAGTTTATTGCTTGGAAATCTCGACTAGTGTGTAGATGCTCGTCTAAAAAAGATAATTGGGAGCAGAGTGATCGGATGGATAAGAGCATGCAGAAACAAGGGGTTTACCTCATCTGCTGCAATATAGCCATTCTAGCCATTGTCAAACAGTTGGAATGCTTCTTTCAATTCTTCCTTTGAATTAGTGTCCTTCGAGAAAATAAATCAGGTGAGCTAGCACACGATGTGCAGTGCAGATGTGCTTGTGCTGCTAGTCCCATTCTAAAGCTTTGCATCCCTGCTGCCATCGTGGGCTCAGGTAGTCAGGTTTGCGACTGCACCCAGTGATGAACTGAAGGTGCATCATCACCGGCAGAAATGCACATGCACTATAGTTGCGAATTGCGATACGTTACCGTGCCAAGGAAAGACGAGGACCTGATCGAACCAGTTAGCTCCATGGCACTACACAGGCACGAAGCTGCTCTGGATCGGGGCTCAGGACTTGGATGCTTTTGACCTGGTAACCTGCGGAAAATCTATATCACCCAAACCAATTTCATAAATAAATCCTATAACATATCCATTGCGAAATCTGACAAGGTTATTGCATTGtagaattaatatttttattgacCACTTAAGTGTTTTTCTGCTaataaaaaagtcaaaaaacTTTAGAAGTGTACAAGTTTATTTACATTACCTCAATCCTCTGTGAAGATTCTTGCATACGGGCTGATATTTTTTGTTGTGAGGGAAAAACACTATACTATGGCTGATAAGCTGGActgataagttcaagcgaaGAGGTCAAAGTCATGGCTCATAAGAGGGGTTGTGGTTCAAAGCTCCCAATAAAAATTGCACAAAGGAGGCGTTGTCCAAAGTGCACAAAAGAAAAGAGTGACACTTACTTTGAAGTATAGTGACACTAGTGTTGACAAAAGAAGTAGATATGTTAAGGGTATGTTTGGAACCTTTGCTGgttgctcacctcatctcaCCTATTTGCATGGTAAGCTTGTCCGTCTAGTCAAGAAAATCCTTGCCAACATAGGCGAGCCAAAATCAGCTCTCCTACGCGAGCAAGGTTCAATTGCGTGCTCCCGTGGGTAGCTGAGCCATCGCCAAACcagcctccaccaccaccagttTGATGTCCCCTGGTGTCAAACTAATCTTTGGCGTTGCCAGATTGAGGTTCCTCAGCATAGAATCATTCCCCGGTGAAGAATTGGTGTTCCACTGCAAATCGAGATCTCCTAGTGAAGAATTGGCCTTTACCACTATCGAATAATGGTTTCTAGTTGTCGTATTGGTCTTAGCCACAACCGGATCAAGGTTTCTCACCGCTAGATCGGCATTAGATGTCGTCAGATCGAGGTTCCCCATGCCAAATTGGCCTCAGTCACTGCAAGATCGAGGTACCTCGACGCCAAAATGGCCTCAAATACTGCTAGATCAAGCACCCCTCCCCAAATCGACCCTAGCCACCGCCAGATCGAGGTTCCTCGACACCAAATCGACCTCAGATGATACTTGATCAAGGTTCCCCAACCTCAGATGTTGTTAGATTGATGTTCTCCCACACCGATTCAACCTCTACCACACCTTTGGTTCGAGGTTGCCTAGCGACGAATCGGCATCCCCTTGACCTATGGTACGAGACAAGACGAGATGAACCACGACAAGGTTCCAAAGACATCCTAAACAAAGGAGTCATCAGAAAATAAAAGAGATTCTATCAATAGAGAGCCCCCACAACAACGAATTAGATGGTCATGGAATCGAGAAAGAAAGTAGAAGTGGCGGAGAAAAAACTTACCTTCACGTTGTTGATAAGCAAGATGGcggtggcggcgacggcggggGAGGGGGAGGTGGGGGCATGATATGGTGGAGGCTAGGGTATGCGATATTTATATATGAGGTGAGAAGAGAATAGTGTGGTTGGATCTAAATCCAATGGTTGAAATAGATGAGTGGGAGAGATTAGGGTTTGTCGGCGAGGAGAGTACGGAGCAACGACTATCTAATTCTAGTAGTTGAAATGGTAATCTATAGGTAGTAGCTAGGAAAATGCTTAATGGTTGAAACTTCTACCAtattatgcaagaattaatttacATATTTCTACTTTTATCTATAACACGTTGTCTCCATACACTGAGTTTTTAGCACAAATCACCTATAGCATTAAATAAAATTAGAATACTGTTATAATTTTTTTCATAAATTATTCAGTGTAACGAAGCAtgatttctttaaaatccataTCAGTTTTTTTGTCAAACATGAATGTTTccatcctagaaagaaaatcATGATTATTACTctctcttttatatatatccctTGTCGTTAAATATAATGTATTTTTAGTTTAGGTCAAATCATGTTAAATTTGAAAACCTTACAAATATCACCACTTGTTCAAAGACAGCAAGCAAATAGGTCCATAGCTTATCTTTGTGAGAAAAGTGTTGGGTTGAACACGGTCTCCCCGCGGGAAGGAAGTGTATGGGCCTGTAACTCATCGCATCCAATATGGCCTTGTGAAGTTT contains:
- the LOC8063368 gene encoding calmodulin-2/4 isoform X1 codes for the protein MAEHFNEEEIAAFTEVFALFDKNSDGTCTAAPFPKPLRVGFITSEELGTVMKSLGQNLTGSELQDMITEVDADGNGTIEFPEFLNLMAYNLKDTDSEEEVKEAFKMFDKDRDGYISAAELRDMMANLGEQLTDEEVKDMIREADTDGDGLVSYDEFKQRMLRK
- the LOC8063368 gene encoding calmodulin-2/4 isoform X2, coding for MAEHFNEEEIAAFTEVFALFDKNSDGTYSSTCMYTGFITSEELGTVMKSLGQNLTGSELQDMITEVDADGNGTIEFPEFLNLMAYNLKDTDSEEEVKEAFKMFDKDRDGYISAAELRDMMANLGEQLTDEEVKDMIREADTDGDGLVSYDEFKQRMLRK